In the Mycobacteriales bacterium genome, one interval contains:
- a CDS encoding DUF3073 domain-containing protein, which yields MGRGRAKAKQTKVARELKYSSHAPDYDRLQQELSGPSTTSSPHSSTDDRDDSDDEYARWESSSG from the coding sequence ATGGGCCGCGGCCGGGCGAAGGCCAAGCAGACCAAAGTTGCGCGTGAGCTGAAGTACTCCAGCCACGCGCCCGACTACGACCGGCTCCAGCAGGAGCTGTCGGGGCCGTCGACGACCTCGTCGCCGCACTCGTCGACCGACGATCGCGACGACAGCGACGACGAGTACGCCCGCTGGGAGTCCTCGTCCGGCTGA
- the purF gene encoding amidophosphoribosyltransferase, producing the protein MRLTPGATGDPSEDDIPHDECGVFGVWAPGDEVAKLAYYGLYALQHRGQEAAGMAVSDGSALLVYKDLGLVAQVFDESILASLRGHIAVGHTRYSTTGAGTWENAQPTFRTTKAGTGLALAHNGNLVNTAELARQVGAEITPGLTGSTTDSDVVTKLLAARPDQSLEAAAVEILPLLQGAFTLVFCDEHTLYAARDRHGVRPLVLGRLERGWVVASETAALDIVGASVVREIEPGELIAVDEDGLRSHRFAEAKPAGCLFEYVYLARPDTTISGRGLHAARVEVGRQLAREHPVPADLVIPVPESGTPAAIGYAEESGIPYGQGLVKNSYVGRTFIQPSQTIRQLGIRLKLNPLRDVIRGKRLVVVDDSIVRGNTQRALVRMLREAGAAEVHVRISSPPVRWPCFYGIDFATPAELVANGLDVEGVRASIGADSLHYVTLDGLIAATEQPKDRLCRACFDGEYPIPLPSDEMMGKHVLEGIARGMQTLPVGLAGHDALQRP; encoded by the coding sequence GTGCGCTTGACGCCCGGAGCTACTGGCGATCCATCCGAGGACGACATCCCCCACGACGAGTGCGGCGTATTCGGCGTCTGGGCACCCGGTGACGAGGTGGCCAAACTCGCCTACTACGGGCTCTACGCGCTGCAGCACCGCGGCCAGGAGGCCGCCGGGATGGCCGTCAGCGACGGCAGCGCGTTGCTGGTCTACAAGGACCTCGGCCTGGTCGCCCAGGTCTTCGACGAGTCGATCCTGGCCAGCCTGCGCGGGCACATCGCGGTCGGCCACACGCGCTACTCGACCACCGGCGCGGGGACCTGGGAGAACGCCCAGCCGACGTTCCGCACCACCAAGGCCGGCACCGGTCTAGCCCTTGCCCACAACGGCAACCTGGTCAACACCGCCGAGCTGGCCCGCCAGGTCGGCGCCGAGATCACCCCCGGGCTCACCGGCTCGACCACCGACTCCGACGTCGTCACCAAGCTGCTCGCGGCCCGGCCGGACCAGTCGCTCGAGGCCGCCGCGGTCGAGATCCTCCCGCTCCTGCAGGGCGCCTTCACCCTGGTCTTCTGCGACGAGCACACCCTCTACGCCGCCCGCGATCGGCACGGCGTGCGTCCGCTCGTACTCGGCCGGCTCGAGCGCGGCTGGGTGGTGGCCAGCGAGACCGCTGCCCTCGACATCGTCGGCGCCTCGGTGGTCCGCGAGATCGAGCCGGGCGAGCTGATCGCGGTCGACGAGGACGGCCTGCGGTCGCACCGCTTCGCCGAGGCGAAACCGGCGGGCTGCCTCTTCGAATACGTCTACCTCGCCCGGCCGGACACCACCATCAGTGGGCGGGGCCTGCACGCCGCCCGCGTCGAGGTCGGCCGCCAGTTGGCCCGCGAGCACCCGGTCCCTGCGGATCTCGTCATCCCGGTCCCGGAGTCCGGTACGCCGGCCGCGATCGGCTACGCCGAGGAGTCGGGCATCCCCTACGGGCAGGGCCTGGTCAAGAACTCCTACGTCGGCCGTACCTTCATCCAGCCGTCGCAGACCATCCGCCAGCTCGGTATCCGGCTCAAGCTCAACCCGCTGCGGGACGTGATCCGCGGCAAGCGGCTGGTCGTCGTCGACGACTCGATCGTGCGCGGCAACACCCAGCGCGCTCTGGTCCGGATGCTCCGCGAAGCCGGCGCCGCCGAGGTGCACGTGCGGATCTCCAGCCCTCCGGTGCGCTGGCCGTGCTTCTACGGCATCGACTTCGCGACCCCCGCCGAGCTGGTCGCCAACGGCCTCGACGTCGAAGGCGTCCGCGCGTCGATCGGGGCCGACTCGCTGCACTACGTGACCCTCGACGGTCTGATCGCGGCGACGGAGCAGCCGAAGGACCGGCTCTGCCGGGCCTGCTTCGACGGCGAGTACCCGATCCCGCTCCCCTCCGACGAGATGATGGGCAAACACGTGCTCGAAGGCATCGCCCGCGGCATGCAGACCTTGCCCGTGGGACTCGCCGGCCACGACGCTCTGCAGCGGCCGTGA
- a CDS encoding Glu/Leu/Phe/Val dehydrogenase dimerization domain-containing protein, translating to MSVFAMGDVPTGHEQVVFCQDPGSGLKAIIAIYSTALGPALGGTRFYPYASEDEAVTDVLNLSRGMAYKNALAGLDHGGGKAVIWGDPATEKSEALLRAYGRFVDSLGGRYITACDVGTYVQDMDVIARETRWATGRSAEHGGAGDSSILTAYGVFQGMRACAEHVWDTPSLRGRRVGVAGVGKVGRHLAEHLRGEGATVVVSDVSPRAIDQIHHADPEIEIVADVDQLIRADLDVYAPCALGGALDDDTVPALTARVICGAANNQLAHPGIEKVLADRGVLYAPDYVVNSGGVIQVADEIEGFSFERAKAKAAEIFDTTRRIFALAAVDGVPPAVAADRLAERRMAQVGRLRTILSRS from the coding sequence GTGAGCGTGTTTGCGATGGGCGACGTGCCCACCGGCCATGAACAGGTCGTCTTCTGCCAGGACCCGGGCAGCGGCCTCAAGGCGATCATCGCCATCTACTCCACCGCGCTCGGTCCGGCGCTCGGCGGGACCCGGTTCTACCCCTACGCCAGCGAGGACGAGGCGGTCACCGACGTCCTGAACCTCTCCCGCGGGATGGCCTACAAGAACGCGCTGGCCGGGCTCGACCACGGCGGGGGCAAAGCCGTCATCTGGGGCGACCCGGCCACGGAGAAGTCCGAGGCGCTGCTGCGGGCCTACGGCCGGTTCGTCGATTCCCTCGGCGGTCGCTACATCACCGCCTGTGACGTCGGCACCTACGTCCAGGACATGGACGTCATCGCCCGGGAGACCCGATGGGCGACCGGCCGCTCGGCCGAGCACGGCGGTGCCGGCGATTCGTCGATTCTCACCGCCTACGGCGTCTTCCAGGGGATGCGCGCCTGCGCCGAACACGTCTGGGACACCCCGAGCCTGCGCGGCCGCCGGGTCGGCGTCGCGGGGGTCGGCAAGGTCGGCCGGCACCTCGCCGAGCACCTGCGCGGCGAGGGCGCGACGGTCGTGGTCAGCGACGTCAGCCCGCGCGCGATCGACCAGATCCACCACGCCGACCCCGAGATCGAGATCGTCGCCGACGTCGACCAGCTGATCCGCGCCGACCTCGACGTCTACGCGCCGTGCGCGCTGGGCGGGGCCCTGGACGACGACACGGTGCCGGCCCTGACCGCCCGGGTGATCTGTGGCGCCGCCAACAACCAGCTGGCCCATCCCGGAATCGAGAAGGTCCTCGCCGACCGGGGAGTCCTCTATGCACCGGATTACGTCGTGAACTCCGGTGGGGTGATCCAGGTCGCCGACGAGATCGAGGGCTTCAGCTTCGAGCGCGCCAAGGCCAAGGCCGCGGAGATCTTCGACACCACCCGCCGGATCTTCGCCCTCGCGGCCGTCGACGGCGTACCCCCGGCGGTCGCCGCCGACCGGCTGGCCGAGCGTCGGATGGCCCAGGTCGGCCGGCTCCGCACCATCCTGAGCCGAAGCTGA
- the purM gene encoding phosphoribosylformylglycinamidine cyclo-ligase has protein sequence MSGHRTESGQGFPASTYAAAGVDIDAGERAVELIRARAKTAHRSEVVGGIGGFAGLFAFDTSRWKRPLLASSTDGVGTKLAIAHALDIHDTVGLDLVGMVADDVVVCGAEPLFLQDYVACGQVVPERMADIVGGIAEGCRLAGCALIGGETAEHPGMLERDEYDIAGTAVGAVEADAVLGADKVQVGDVVLALGSSGLHSNGYSLVRHILLGVGRMPLDAVVDELGSARTLGEELLTPTRIYSLDCLALIAETDVHAFAHVTGGGLAGNVARIMPAHADAVIDRGTWRPQPIFDLVATRGRVDEAEMERTFNMGVGMVAIVGRDDVDRALALLIGRHLPAWVAGEIVDGSGTARLTGQYRA, from the coding sequence GTGAGCGGTCACCGCACGGAGTCGGGGCAAGGCTTCCCCGCCTCGACATACGCCGCCGCCGGGGTCGACATCGACGCGGGGGAGCGGGCCGTCGAGCTGATTCGGGCCCGGGCCAAGACGGCCCATCGGAGTGAGGTGGTCGGCGGCATCGGCGGTTTCGCCGGGCTGTTCGCCTTCGACACCAGCCGGTGGAAGCGGCCGCTGCTCGCCTCCTCCACCGACGGTGTGGGCACCAAGCTGGCAATCGCCCACGCCCTGGACATCCACGACACCGTGGGGCTGGACCTCGTCGGGATGGTCGCCGACGACGTCGTCGTCTGCGGTGCCGAGCCGCTCTTCCTGCAGGATTACGTCGCCTGCGGCCAGGTGGTCCCCGAGCGGATGGCCGACATCGTCGGTGGCATCGCAGAGGGCTGCCGGCTGGCCGGCTGCGCCCTCATCGGCGGCGAGACGGCCGAGCACCCCGGAATGCTCGAGCGCGACGAGTACGACATCGCGGGGACGGCGGTGGGTGCCGTCGAGGCCGATGCGGTGCTGGGCGCGGACAAGGTTCAGGTCGGCGACGTGGTGCTCGCCCTGGGGTCGTCGGGGTTGCACTCCAACGGATACTCGCTGGTCCGCCACATCCTGCTCGGGGTCGGCCGGATGCCGCTCGACGCCGTGGTCGACGAGCTGGGCAGCGCACGCACCCTCGGCGAGGAGCTGCTGACGCCGACCCGCATCTACAGCCTGGACTGCCTGGCTCTGATCGCCGAGACCGACGTACACGCCTTCGCCCACGTCACCGGCGGCGGGCTGGCCGGCAACGTGGCCCGGATCATGCCGGCCCACGCGGACGCCGTCATCGACCGGGGCACCTGGCGGCCGCAGCCGATCTTCGACCTGGTCGCAACTCGGGGCCGGGTGGACGAGGCCGAGATGGAGCGCACCTTCAACATGGGCGTCGGAATGGTGGCGATCGTCGGCCGCGACGACGTCGACCGCGCGCTCGCCCTCCTGATCGGCCGGCACCTGCCGGCCTGGGTGGCCGGCGAGATCGTCGACGGGTCGGGCACCGCCCGGCTGACCGGTCAGTACCGCGCCTGA
- a CDS encoding pyridoxal phosphate-dependent aminotransferase has translation MTSAPPFRDPLVARMRPFETTIFAEMTALANRIGAINLGQGFPDTDGPSAMLEVAVEAIRAGVNQYPPGPGMPALREAVARHRRTQYALDYDPDREVYVTVGATEAVATAVQALCEPGDEVVVFEPYYDSYAAVISLAGAVRRPVTLRPERPGGRFTFDPDELRAAIGPRTRLVLVNSPHNPTGTVFTRDELGAIADLCVEHDLLAVTDEVYEHLTFDGTGHIPLASYDGMRERTVSISSAGKSFSVTGWKVGWVCAPATLIRAVQTIKQFTTFTVGGPFQLAVAHALDHELDWVSSQRASLQAKRDRLSAGLSAAGFLTYEAAGTYFVQADVRPLGFDDGMTFAKVLPERAGVVAIPSEVF, from the coding sequence GTGACTTCGGCTCCGCCGTTCCGTGACCCGCTCGTCGCCCGGATGCGCCCCTTCGAGACGACCATCTTCGCGGAGATGACCGCGCTCGCCAATCGCATCGGGGCGATCAACCTCGGGCAGGGTTTTCCCGACACCGACGGGCCGTCCGCGATGCTCGAGGTCGCCGTCGAGGCGATCCGCGCGGGCGTCAACCAGTACCCGCCCGGTCCGGGGATGCCCGCGCTGCGCGAGGCCGTCGCCCGCCACCGGCGCACGCAGTACGCCCTCGACTACGACCCCGACCGCGAGGTCTATGTCACCGTCGGCGCCACCGAGGCGGTCGCCACGGCGGTCCAGGCACTGTGCGAGCCGGGCGACGAGGTCGTGGTCTTCGAGCCCTACTACGACTCCTACGCCGCGGTGATCTCGCTCGCCGGCGCCGTACGTCGCCCGGTCACCCTGCGACCTGAGCGTCCCGGCGGCCGCTTCACCTTCGACCCGGACGAGCTGCGGGCGGCGATCGGTCCCCGGACCCGCCTCGTGCTCGTCAACAGCCCGCACAACCCGACCGGCACGGTGTTCACCCGCGACGAGCTCGGCGCGATCGCCGACCTGTGTGTCGAGCACGACCTCCTCGCCGTCACCGACGAGGTCTATGAACACCTGACCTTCGACGGCACCGGGCACATCCCGCTCGCGTCGTACGACGGCATGCGCGAGCGGACCGTCTCGATCTCCTCGGCCGGCAAGAGCTTCTCGGTCACCGGCTGGAAGGTCGGCTGGGTCTGCGCCCCGGCCACCCTGATCCGCGCGGTGCAGACCATCAAGCAGTTCACCACGTTCACCGTGGGCGGCCCGTTCCAGCTCGCCGTCGCCCACGCGCTCGACCACGAGCTCGACTGGGTGAGCAGCCAGCGGGCTTCGCTGCAGGCCAAGCGCGACCGGCTCTCAGCCGGCCTCTCGGCCGCCGGGTTCCTCACCTACGAGGCGGCCGGCACCTACTTCGTGCAGGCCGACGTACGCCCGCTGGGGTTCGACGACGGGATGACCTTCGCCAAGGTGCTGCCCGAGCGGGCCGGGGTGGTGGCCATCCCCAGCGAGGTCTTC
- a CDS encoding BldC family transcriptional regulator, protein MTTRTTTDAEPLLTPAEVATMFRVDPKTVTRWAKAGKLTSIRTLGGHRRYKESEVRALLAGGSNDQAAGEHA, encoded by the coding sequence ATGACCACCCGAACCACTACGGATGCTGAACCGCTGCTCACGCCCGCAGAGGTCGCGACGATGTTCCGCGTCGACCCCAAGACCGTCACCCGGTGGGCCAAGGCCGGAAAGCTGACCTCCATCCGGACCCTCGGCGGTCACCGCCGCTACAAGGAGTCCGAGGTGCGGGCGCTGCTGGCCGGCGGGTCCAACGATCAGGCGGCCGGCGAGCACGCCTGA
- a CDS encoding sterol carrier family protein, with protein sequence MPPRRHDVRQLGAAIQAQAKAIGDYLDHLDPPAWTRPTELQGWSVTELAVHLTEILALIADIVPRPIADPPMAVADYLAALPGAADQIRERVVGAVAGRTPAELVADYREQSDRAGKVLAHVGDTVVVAAPRGPLRIGDFLATRAVELVVHSDDLASARSDRPGPPLTRDASAAAVRLLAGVLATRAPGRAVELRVPPYAAVQCIAGPRHTRGTPPTVIETDPVTWLRVATGRLGWAEAVARGDVSASGERSDLSAYLPLLS encoded by the coding sequence ATGCCGCCCCGTCGACACGACGTCCGCCAGCTCGGCGCCGCCATCCAGGCGCAGGCGAAGGCGATCGGTGACTACCTCGACCATCTCGATCCACCGGCATGGACCCGGCCCACCGAGCTCCAGGGCTGGTCGGTGACCGAGCTCGCCGTCCACCTGACCGAGATCCTCGCGCTGATCGCGGACATCGTGCCGCGCCCGATCGCCGACCCGCCCATGGCCGTCGCCGACTACCTCGCCGCGCTGCCCGGTGCGGCGGACCAGATCCGCGAGCGCGTCGTCGGCGCGGTGGCCGGCCGGACCCCGGCGGAGCTGGTCGCCGACTACCGCGAGCAGAGCGACCGGGCCGGGAAGGTGCTCGCCCACGTCGGGGACACCGTGGTCGTGGCGGCTCCCCGCGGGCCGCTGCGGATCGGCGACTTTCTCGCCACCCGCGCCGTCGAACTCGTGGTGCACAGCGACGACCTCGCCAGCGCACGGTCGGACCGCCCCGGACCGCCGCTCACCCGCGACGCGTCGGCGGCCGCCGTACGCCTGCTCGCCGGGGTGCTGGCGACGCGAGCGCCCGGCCGGGCGGTCGAGCTGCGCGTCCCGCCGTACGCCGCGGTGCAGTGCATCGCCGGTCCGCGACACACCCGGGGCACCCCGCCGACGGTCATCGAGACCGATCCGGTGACCTGGCTGCGGGTGGCGACCGGCCGGCTCGGGTGGGCGGAGGCGGTCGCCCGCGGAGACGTCAGCGCAAGCGGCGAACGCAGCGACCTCTCGGCCTACCTGCCGCTGCTTTCCTGA
- a CDS encoding carbon-nitrogen hydrolase family protein, with protein sequence MTTTVAAVQATPVFLDRAATTDKACALIGEAAARGAELVVFPEAFIPAYPDWVWRVPAWNDSSYVARLHDQSVTVPGPVTEQLGEAARAAGTYVAVGVDELDGSTLYNTLLYFAADGSLAGRHRKLMPTGGERTIWGYGDGSTLDVVPAPFGVIGGLICWENYMPLARAAMYARGVDIYLAPTWDNSDSWVATLRHIAKEGRVYVLGVAPLLRGSDVPAELRGDVYGGDDDWMSRGFTTIVAPGGDVLAGPLLEEEGILYAEVDLAEVRRHRQMFDPVGHYARPDVLALHVDTRPRRPVSFDE encoded by the coding sequence GTGACGACGACCGTCGCCGCAGTCCAGGCGACCCCGGTTTTTCTCGATCGTGCCGCGACGACCGACAAGGCCTGCGCGTTGATCGGCGAGGCTGCGGCCCGCGGCGCCGAGCTCGTCGTTTTCCCCGAGGCGTTCATCCCGGCCTATCCGGACTGGGTCTGGCGGGTGCCGGCCTGGAACGACAGCAGTTACGTCGCGCGCCTGCACGACCAGTCGGTCACCGTGCCCGGACCCGTCACCGAGCAGCTCGGTGAGGCGGCCCGGGCGGCCGGGACCTACGTGGCCGTCGGCGTCGACGAGCTCGATGGCAGCACGCTCTACAACACCCTGCTCTACTTCGCCGCCGACGGGTCACTGGCCGGTCGTCACCGCAAGCTGATGCCGACCGGCGGCGAGCGGACGATCTGGGGCTATGGCGACGGCTCGACCCTCGACGTCGTCCCGGCACCGTTCGGGGTGATCGGTGGGCTCATCTGCTGGGAGAACTACATGCCGCTCGCCCGGGCGGCGATGTACGCGCGGGGTGTCGACATCTACCTCGCCCCGACCTGGGACAACAGCGACAGCTGGGTCGCCACCCTCCGCCACATAGCCAAGGAGGGCCGGGTCTACGTCCTCGGGGTCGCGCCGCTGCTGCGCGGGTCCGACGTCCCGGCCGAACTGCGCGGTGACGTCTACGGCGGGGACGACGACTGGATGAGCCGCGGCTTCACGACGATCGTGGCGCCGGGCGGCGACGTACTCGCCGGGCCGCTGCTCGAGGAGGAGGGCATCCTCTACGCCGAGGTCGACCTCGCCGAGGTCCGCCGGCACCGGCAGATGTTCGATCCGGTCGGGCACTATGCGCGACCGGACGTCCTCGCCCTGCACGTCGACACCAGGCCGCGCCGGCCGGTGTCGTTCGACGAGTAG